One genomic segment of Hevea brasiliensis isolate MT/VB/25A 57/8 chromosome 3, ASM3005281v1, whole genome shotgun sequence includes these proteins:
- the LOC131178759 gene encoding putative defensin-like protein 184: MVKLSAFCVLLLLLFFTSDEKLVLKAEGKDCHKVWNCKGGNRCWEDCRNKYNGMGQCDLYTAPPVPKQCFCAYKC, encoded by the exons ATGGTGAAGCTTTCTGCCTTCTGCGTCCTGcttctcctcctcttctttacgtCTG ATGAAAAATTGGTGCTCAAGGCAGAAGGGAAGGATTGCCACAAAGTTTGGAACTGCAAAGGAGGCAACCGTTGCTGGGAGGATTGCAGAAACAAATATAATGGAATGGGACAATGCGATTTGTACACTGCACCCCCTGTTCCCAAGCAGTGCTTTTGCGCATACAAGTGCTGA